One stretch of Pedobacter riviphilus DNA includes these proteins:
- the mnmD gene encoding tRNA (5-methylaminomethyl-2-thiouridine)(34)-methyltransferase MnmD → MNIITPTADGSNTLYNETIGEHYHSKHGALQESKHVFIDAGLKFASTDQTEISILEIGFGTGLNFILSFDYCDANNINLNYTSIEAFPLTTEVIEQTGYSAYVPEVIWADFISNYPEALKAPQKLTSLCTLEIPYTTLAEYRSDQKFDLIYYDAFSVQHQPEMWSDEIIAHACSFLKPGGTFVTYAITGKLKRAIKACGFTIEKLPGAPGKREMLRAIKG, encoded by the coding sequence ATGAATATTATAACCCCAACAGCTGATGGCTCTAACACCCTTTATAACGAAACTATAGGCGAACATTACCACAGTAAACATGGTGCATTACAGGAAAGCAAACACGTATTTATTGATGCCGGATTAAAATTTGCTTCTACCGATCAAACTGAAATTTCTATTTTGGAAATTGGTTTTGGCACCGGATTAAACTTTATTTTAAGCTTCGATTATTGCGATGCGAACAACATCAACCTCAATTATACCAGCATAGAAGCCTTTCCGCTTACTACCGAAGTGATTGAGCAAACAGGTTATTCAGCATACGTTCCTGAAGTAATATGGGCAGATTTTATCTCAAATTACCCAGAGGCGCTTAAAGCACCTCAAAAATTAACTTCGCTTTGCACATTAGAAATTCCGTATACTACATTGGCCGAGTACCGCAGCGACCAAAAATTTGACCTGATTTATTATGATGCCTTTTCTGTACAACACCAGCCAGAAATGTGGAGCGATGAAATTATTGCCCATGCCTGCAGTTTCTTAAAACCTGGTGGAACTTTTGTTACCTATGCCATTACCGGAAAATTGAAAAGAGCAATTAAAGCATGTGGATTTACCATAGAAAAATTGCCTGGTGCCCCAGGGAAAAGGGAAATGCTTAGGGCCATCAAAGGTTGA
- a CDS encoding M13 family metallopeptidase encodes MKYQNLKRYFAALGIVAAGFSANAQTKKFIDPANMDLSVKPGDDFYTYASGTWVKNNPVPAKETRWGSFNELRDFNINAVKSLVEDAAADKSAPAGSVKRRVGDFYTAAMDSVTIEKLGYTPIKADLEKIKQIKNIQGVLDQVAYMRTNGLGGGMFGLGVGQDRKNVNKYMVNIGQGGTTLPDRDYYLKDDTRSVKIREAYNTYMVTLFTLTGSTPEEAKQKAATVYKIEKAFAEAQMSRLEMRDPYATYNKLTIAELNKKTPDIDWTTYLPKFKIKNQDTVLVSSPKFMASLDGMLKSVPVSDWQTYLEWNILKGSASSLSSPFVKASFAFTQAQTGQKVQTPRWQRMSSLTDGTIGELLGQLYVAKYFKPEAKERMNQMIVNLRKAFEIRINGLEWMSPETKQKALAKLHAFTPKVGYPEKWKNYDGLVINKNTYFQNLRNASVWGYNEMVDQLGKPVDRKRFGMTPPTVNAYYSPTLNEIVFPAGILQFPFFDPNADDAVNYGGIGAVIGHEMSHGFDDSGSQYDAAGNLKNWWTAEDKAKFDAKTKALGEQFDGYTVLDTVHVIGKLTMGENIGDLGGLNAAYTAFKMTKQGQSNEKIDGFTPDQRFFLAWAQVWRGNILPESAAQLIKTDPHSPGPYRTIGAPVNMDAWYNAFDVKPGDKLYKKPEDRIRMW; translated from the coding sequence ATGAAATACCAAAATTTGAAAAGATATTTTGCGGCGCTAGGTATAGTCGCTGCTGGCTTTTCTGCAAATGCTCAAACCAAAAAATTTATCGACCCTGCTAACATGGACCTTTCTGTTAAGCCGGGCGACGATTTCTACACCTACGCAAGTGGTACGTGGGTAAAAAATAATCCTGTTCCTGCTAAAGAAACGCGTTGGGGTTCATTTAACGAACTTCGCGATTTCAATATCAATGCAGTAAAATCTTTAGTTGAAGATGCCGCTGCTGACAAGTCTGCTCCTGCGGGTTCTGTTAAACGTAGAGTTGGCGATTTTTATACGGCCGCCATGGATAGTGTAACCATAGAAAAATTGGGTTATACACCAATAAAAGCCGATTTAGAAAAAATTAAGCAGATTAAAAACATTCAGGGCGTGTTAGATCAGGTTGCTTACATGCGAACCAATGGTTTAGGCGGTGGTATGTTCGGCCTAGGTGTAGGCCAAGACCGCAAGAATGTAAACAAATACATGGTGAATATTGGTCAGGGCGGTACAACACTTCCCGATCGTGATTATTATCTGAAAGATGATACCCGCAGTGTTAAAATCCGCGAGGCTTACAACACCTATATGGTTACGCTATTTACCTTAACAGGAAGTACGCCTGAAGAAGCAAAACAAAAAGCAGCAACAGTTTACAAAATAGAAAAAGCCTTTGCTGAAGCGCAGATGAGCCGTTTAGAAATGCGCGATCCTTACGCCACCTACAACAAACTTACTATTGCAGAACTGAACAAAAAAACTCCGGATATTGACTGGACAACCTATTTACCTAAATTCAAAATCAAAAATCAAGATACCGTTCTGGTTTCTTCGCCTAAATTTATGGCAAGCCTGGATGGAATGTTGAAATCGGTTCCGGTTAGCGATTGGCAGACCTATTTAGAATGGAACATTTTAAAGGGTTCTGCTTCTAGTCTAAGTTCTCCATTTGTTAAGGCGAGTTTCGCTTTCACACAGGCTCAAACTGGCCAGAAAGTACAAACACCACGTTGGCAAAGAATGTCGTCTTTAACAGATGGCACTATTGGCGAATTATTGGGCCAGCTTTATGTGGCTAAATATTTCAAACCAGAGGCTAAAGAACGTATGAACCAAATGATTGTGAACTTGCGTAAAGCATTCGAAATCAGGATTAATGGTTTAGAATGGATGAGCCCTGAAACCAAACAAAAAGCATTAGCTAAGTTACATGCATTTACACCAAAAGTGGGTTATCCGGAAAAATGGAAAAACTACGATGGTTTAGTAATTAATAAAAATACTTATTTCCAAAACTTACGCAACGCAAGTGTTTGGGGGTATAATGAAATGGTCGATCAGTTAGGCAAACCTGTTGATCGCAAACGTTTTGGCATGACACCTCCAACAGTTAATGCTTATTACAGCCCTACTTTGAACGAAATTGTTTTCCCTGCTGGCATTTTACAATTCCCTTTCTTCGACCCAAATGCTGATGATGCTGTTAATTACGGTGGTATCGGTGCAGTAATCGGCCACGAAATGAGCCATGGTTTTGATGATAGCGGAAGTCAGTACGATGCTGCCGGCAACTTAAAAAACTGGTGGACGGCTGAAGATAAAGCCAAATTTGACGCTAAAACAAAAGCTTTAGGCGAGCAGTTTGATGGCTACACCGTATTGGATACCGTTCATGTAATCGGTAAATTAACCATGGGCGAAAATATTGGCGATTTAGGTGGCCTAAATGCCGCTTATACCGCTTTTAAAATGACCAAACAAGGTCAAAGTAATGAAAAAATAGATGGCTTTACACCAGATCAGCGTTTCTTCCTGGCCTGGGCACAGGTATGGAGAGGTAATATTCTACCAGAAAGTGCTGCCCAGTTAATCAAAACAGATCCACATTCTCCAGGCCCATACCGTACCATTGGTGCACCAGTAAATATGGATGCATGGTACAATGCTTTTGATGTTAAACCTGGCGATAAGCTCTATAAAAAACCAGAAGACAGAATTAGAATGTGGTAA
- a CDS encoding valine--tRNA ligase, protein MSISTKYNPAETEDKWYSYWLSKKFFHSEPDEREPYTIVIPPPNVTGVLHMGHMLNNTIQDVLIRKARMQGKNACWVPGTDHASIATEAKVVAMLKEQGINKKDLSREEFLKYAWEWKEKYGGIILDQLKKLGASCDWDRTRFTMEEDLSEAVIDSFIHLYKKGWIYRGIRMVNWDPAGKTAVSDEEVIRKEVNQKLYYIKYLISGTKDEFLTIATTRPETIMADAAICINPNDERFTHLKGKKVFVPLVNHEIPVIEDEYVDIEFGTGCLKVTPAHDLNDYELGVKHNLPVTDILNDDGTLNELAVILVGEDRFVARKKIAKMLEEAGHLDKVEDYKSQIGFSERTDAAIEPKLSMQWFVKMKEMAQPALDDVLNGEVNLIPNKFENTYRHWMENVRDWNISRQLWWGQRIPAWYDDKGNWVVAKTKDEALEEFWKKKHLDESCSEAEKAGFKHQLEPFLRQDDDVMDTWFSSWLWPISVFDGFKNPENKDINYYYPTNDLVTAPEILFFWVARMIMAGHEFMGKKPFTNVYLTGIVRDKLGRKMSKSLGNSPDPIGLIEKYGADAVRVGMLMSSPAGNDLMFDESYCEQGRNFASKIWNAFRLVKGWEVDENLANPNIQAISWFENRFNEALVEIEANFKQYRLSEALMITYKLVWDDFCAWYLEMVKPAYQQPIDAESYKATIAFFENIIKLLHPNMPFITEELWHDDLFADRGEMDCCIVAEFPKGGAFDEQLLKDAEVIKTVVAEIRNVRNQKQISPKEALPLSIKINSDLDYEKWLNIVFKLANVSEAEIVNDKIVGATAFMAGKDEFFIPLTENIDIEAERERLNADLVYLQGFLKSVDAKLSNERFVQNAKPEIIANERNKKADAEAKIKIIEESLAVLG, encoded by the coding sequence ATGAGCATATCCACCAAGTACAATCCTGCAGAAACAGAAGATAAATGGTATAGCTATTGGCTATCGAAGAAATTTTTCCATTCCGAACCCGATGAACGCGAACCTTACACCATTGTAATTCCGCCGCCAAACGTCACAGGTGTACTACACATGGGGCATATGCTCAACAATACCATTCAGGATGTATTGATCCGTAAAGCCCGCATGCAAGGTAAAAATGCATGTTGGGTGCCAGGAACAGACCACGCCTCTATTGCTACCGAAGCAAAAGTTGTAGCGATGTTAAAAGAGCAGGGTATCAATAAAAAAGACCTTTCGCGAGAAGAATTTTTGAAATATGCCTGGGAGTGGAAAGAGAAATACGGCGGTATTATTTTAGACCAGTTAAAGAAATTAGGCGCAAGCTGCGATTGGGACCGTACCCGTTTCACCATGGAGGAGGATCTTTCTGAAGCGGTTATCGATTCGTTTATCCACTTATATAAAAAAGGGTGGATTTACCGTGGTATCCGTATGGTAAACTGGGATCCGGCTGGTAAAACTGCCGTTTCTGATGAAGAAGTAATCCGTAAGGAAGTAAACCAAAAACTATATTACATTAAATACCTGATTTCGGGAACAAAAGACGAGTTTTTAACAATAGCTACAACGCGTCCGGAAACGATTATGGCTGATGCAGCAATCTGTATCAATCCGAATGACGAACGTTTTACACATTTAAAAGGTAAAAAGGTTTTTGTGCCTTTGGTTAATCACGAAATTCCGGTTATTGAAGATGAATATGTTGATATTGAGTTTGGTACTGGTTGTTTAAAAGTTACGCCGGCGCACGATCTGAATGATTATGAGCTTGGTGTTAAGCACAATTTACCAGTTACCGATATCTTAAACGATGATGGAACTTTAAATGAATTAGCGGTTATTTTAGTAGGCGAAGACAGGTTTGTTGCCCGTAAAAAAATTGCCAAAATGTTGGAAGAAGCCGGGCATTTAGATAAAGTTGAAGATTATAAATCGCAGATTGGTTTTTCTGAACGTACCGATGCCGCTATCGAACCAAAACTTTCGATGCAGTGGTTTGTAAAGATGAAAGAAATGGCGCAGCCTGCTTTGGATGATGTGCTAAATGGAGAGGTAAACCTGATTCCAAATAAATTTGAAAACACCTACCGCCACTGGATGGAAAATGTTCGCGATTGGAACATTAGTCGTCAGTTATGGTGGGGGCAAAGAATCCCGGCCTGGTATGATGATAAAGGAAATTGGGTGGTTGCCAAAACCAAAGATGAAGCGTTAGAAGAATTCTGGAAGAAAAAACATTTGGATGAAAGCTGTTCAGAAGCTGAAAAAGCTGGATTCAAACATCAATTAGAGCCATTTTTAAGGCAAGATGATGATGTGATGGATACCTGGTTTTCATCATGGTTATGGCCAATTTCGGTTTTCGACGGCTTTAAAAATCCTGAAAATAAAGACATCAATTATTATTACCCAACCAATGATCTGGTTACCGCGCCTGAAATTTTATTCTTCTGGGTGGCCCGTATGATTATGGCCGGGCATGAGTTTATGGGCAAAAAGCCATTTACGAATGTATACTTAACAGGTATTGTGCGTGATAAATTAGGCCGTAAAATGTCTAAATCGTTGGGTAACTCACCTGATCCGATTGGATTGATCGAAAAATATGGTGCCGATGCGGTACGCGTGGGGATGTTAATGTCGTCACCGGCGGGCAACGATTTAATGTTCGATGAAAGCTACTGTGAACAGGGACGTAATTTCGCCAGCAAAATATGGAATGCTTTCCGTTTGGTAAAAGGATGGGAAGTTGACGAAAACCTCGCAAACCCGAATATCCAGGCCATATCGTGGTTCGAAAACCGCTTTAACGAAGCTTTGGTAGAAATTGAAGCCAACTTTAAGCAATATCGCCTATCAGAAGCATTAATGATCACTTATAAATTGGTTTGGGATGATTTCTGTGCCTGGTATTTAGAGATGGTTAAGCCGGCTTACCAACAACCGATTGATGCAGAGAGTTATAAAGCAACGATTGCTTTTTTCGAAAATATCATCAAATTATTGCACCCGAATATGCCTTTCATTACCGAAGAGTTATGGCATGATGATTTGTTTGCGGACCGTGGCGAAATGGATTGTTGTATTGTAGCCGAATTTCCGAAAGGTGGCGCTTTTGATGAGCAACTACTGAAAGATGCGGAGGTAATTAAAACCGTGGTAGCTGAAATTAGAAACGTACGGAACCAGAAGCAGATTTCTCCTAAAGAAGCGTTACCTTTAAGTATCAAAATAAACTCTGATCTCGATTACGAAAAATGGTTAAACATTGTTTTCAAATTAGCCAATGTATCAGAGGCCGAAATTGTAAACGATAAAATTGTTGGTGCAACTGCTTTTATGGCTGGTAAAGATGAATTCTTTATTCCACTAACAGAAAACATTGATATAGAGGCAGAACGCGAACGCTTAAATGCCGATTTAGTATATTTACAAGGCTTTTTAAAGTCGGTTGATGCTAAATTGAGTAACGAACGCTTTGTACAGAATGCAAAACCAGAAATTATTGCAAACGAACGGAATAAAAAAGCCGATGCTGAAGCTAAAATCAAAATTATTGAAGAAAGCCTAGCGGTTTTAGGATAA
- a CDS encoding DinB family protein, which produces MSNTLATITQIKNTRTFILELVKDLSIEQLNKIPAGFNNNIIWNIAHLTAAQQNMCYVRSGLAVTIKEEHFSAFLSGTKPEKFIEQKAIDSIFDALLNSMDRLAADYSSGIFLKFDPWDKRYGMKLNSIEDAINFIPFHEGMHIGYIMALKKLV; this is translated from the coding sequence ATGTCTAACACACTTGCTACCATTACCCAGATTAAAAATACCAGGACTTTTATACTAGAACTGGTAAAAGATTTGAGCATCGAGCAGTTAAACAAAATCCCTGCAGGTTTTAACAATAACATCATCTGGAATATTGCCCATTTAACCGCGGCGCAGCAAAATATGTGTTATGTACGATCGGGTTTAGCAGTAACCATCAAAGAAGAACACTTTTCGGCATTTTTAAGCGGCACAAAACCTGAAAAGTTTATTGAGCAGAAAGCGATTGATTCGATTTTCGATGCACTCTTAAACAGTATGGACCGTTTAGCCGCTGATTATTCGAGTGGTATTTTTCTAAAGTTCGACCCATGGGATAAACGTTATGGCATGAAATTAAATTCAATAGAAGATGCGATAAATTTTATCCCTTTCCATGAGGGTATGCACATCGGCTACATCATGGCCTTAAAGAAACTGGTATAA
- a CDS encoding DUF2625 domain-containing protein → MRSASKTILILSLTLFSSITFAQDNKLISLEALINKTDPAWPLVQKWIDSAKNKVEVLPVDSAKAKEVLYNSQMTTYATLGSVIYNTGGIMVDNGWIRILGSGSERLNRNIAEWNKGKTLKEYGDNIPYLLIADDAVGGFFAINYGGLGKDIKNVYYLEPNSLTWQPLGAGYGEFLVFCFDSDLSKFYKGLRWSSWNQFIANLDGTKTYSFRPYLWEEGTDIDKCTRKLVGIEEMYRFNIMKSKELNAGKGIKKDETSKEETKKEETKNEQ, encoded by the coding sequence ATGAGAAGCGCATCCAAAACAATTCTTATCCTAAGTTTAACTTTATTCTCTTCAATAACCTTTGCTCAAGATAATAAGTTAATCAGTCTCGAAGCATTGATAAACAAAACCGATCCGGCTTGGCCACTGGTACAAAAATGGATTGACTCTGCCAAAAATAAGGTTGAAGTGTTACCTGTTGATTCTGCAAAAGCTAAAGAAGTATTATATAACTCACAAATGACTACCTATGCTACACTCGGCTCAGTAATTTACAATACTGGCGGCATAATGGTTGATAACGGATGGATTAGAATTTTAGGTTCGGGCAGCGAAAGATTGAACAGGAATATTGCTGAGTGGAACAAAGGAAAAACCTTAAAAGAGTATGGCGATAACATTCCTTACCTTTTAATTGCCGATGATGCTGTTGGCGGTTTCTTCGCGATTAATTACGGTGGTTTGGGCAAAGACATCAAAAACGTGTATTACCTGGAGCCAAACAGTTTAACCTGGCAACCACTTGGGGCTGGCTATGGCGAGTTTCTTGTTTTTTGTTTCGACAGCGATCTTTCTAAATTTTATAAAGGCTTACGTTGGAGCAGTTGGAACCAGTTTATTGCAAATTTAGATGGCACCAAAACTTATAGCTTTCGCCCTTATTTATGGGAAGAAGGAACCGACATTGATAAATGCACAAGGAAACTTGTTGGGATTGAAGAAATGTACCGTTTTAATATCATGAAGTCAAAAGAACTGAATGCAGGTAAAGGCATAAAAAAAGACGAAACCAGCAAGGAGGAAACGAAAAAAGAAGAAACCAAAAACGAGCAGTAA
- a CDS encoding MmcQ/YjbR family DNA-binding protein, whose protein sequence is MDIESFREYCLNLPGTTEGMKWGHLCFMIEEKMYFIIAIDEDNSFSIKCDPEEFDVLTARDGIQQAHHMAKRQWIRVDNLEVFNETELKKRVADSRAMVLAKLPKKTQAKYA, encoded by the coding sequence ATGGATATCGAATCTTTCAGAGAATATTGTTTGAATTTACCTGGTACAACTGAGGGAATGAAATGGGGACATTTATGCTTTATGATCGAAGAAAAAATGTATTTCATTATCGCCATTGATGAAGATAATAGTTTCTCTATAAAGTGTGATCCCGAAGAGTTTGATGTATTAACGGCTAGAGATGGCATACAGCAGGCCCACCATATGGCTAAAAGACAATGGATACGTGTTGATAACCTGGAGGTGTTTAATGAAACAGAACTGAAAAAAAGAGTGGCCGATTCGAGAGCGATGGTTTTAGCTAAATTACCTAAGAAAACACAGGCTAAGTACGCCTAA
- a CDS encoding Uma2 family endonuclease: MSKPVQYPVLNDDEPVRQFNELDASLTYSYSNYLNWLFPERVELIKGKIFKMSPAPSRVHQEVAGSIFLNLGIFLKDKPCKVYSAPFDVRFPKGSKADKDVYTVLQPDICVVCDKSKLDARGCIGAPDLVIEILSPGNTKMELLNKYRVYEEFGVKEYWVVSQSDQSILIYTLNDSGKFQPSKIFTHSEKITSSVLPGFELELDDVFDDID; this comes from the coding sequence ATGTCTAAACCTGTTCAATATCCAGTTTTAAATGATGATGAGCCCGTAAGGCAATTCAATGAACTTGATGCATCATTAACTTATAGCTACTCTAATTATTTAAACTGGCTTTTTCCTGAAAGAGTAGAACTGATTAAAGGTAAAATCTTTAAAATGAGTCCTGCGCCTTCAAGGGTGCATCAGGAAGTCGCTGGCAGTATCTTCTTAAATTTAGGCATTTTTCTAAAAGATAAACCCTGCAAAGTTTACTCTGCCCCGTTCGATGTCCGTTTTCCAAAAGGAAGTAAAGCTGATAAAGATGTATATACGGTATTACAACCCGATATTTGTGTTGTCTGTGATAAAAGTAAATTAGATGCCCGCGGCTGTATCGGTGCGCCCGATCTTGTTATTGAAATTTTATCTCCCGGCAATACCAAAATGGAATTGCTTAATAAATATCGCGTTTATGAAGAATTCGGTGTTAAAGAATATTGGGTGGTTAGCCAAAGCGATCAAAGCATCCTCATTTACACCCTTAATGATTCGGGCAAATTTCAGCCCTCTAAAATATTTACCCATAGCGAAAAAATCACTTCATCGGTATTACCAGGTTTTGAATTGGAATTAGATGATGTTTTTGACGATATCGATTAA
- a CDS encoding heavy metal translocating P-type ATPase, translated as MSHSHDKEDSCCSSKVHSAPKHNHDHSHEEGDEHDHDHGGDPSAFQTYLPAIVTLAMLLVGIAFDNLFNVPAFQIIRPYWYILAYLPVGIPVLREVWETFKAKDFFTEFSLMSIATIGAFAIGEYPEGVTVMLFYTIGELFQMAAVNRAKRNIKALLDVRADVAHVFRNGKYEDVNPEKVEIGETIQVKAGEKIPLDGELISDKSSFNTAALTGESKPRTINKGESILAGMLNLDKVIEVKVTKAFADSALSRILEMVQNATTRKAKTELFIRKFAKIYTPIVFFLALALVTIPILVLGSEYHFQTWLYRSLVFLVISCPCALVISIPLGYFGGIGAASANGILFKGSNFLDLITKLNTVVMDKTGTLTKGVFKVQQVESSIDEATFLNLLTAVEAKSTHPIAKAIVEYAGEKEIHPAENIEEIAGMGLKGMVNGKAVLAGNTKLLEKFNIAFDARIASIEESIVVVAVDQKYVGHVLIADEIKEDAAEAVKQLHENGIKQVVMLSGDKTSIVKKVATGLGIDTYFGDLLPEDKVARLEEIKSDKSKVVAFVGDGINDTPVLAISDIGIAMGAMGSDAAIETADVVIQTDQPSKIATAVKIGKATKKVVIQNIVLAFAVKAIVLILGAGGIATMWEAVFADVGVALLAILNAVRIQKMKF; from the coding sequence ATGAGCCACTCACACGATAAAGAAGATAGCTGTTGCAGCAGTAAAGTACATTCCGCCCCAAAACATAACCACGATCATTCGCACGAAGAAGGCGACGAGCACGACCACGATCATGGAGGAGATCCATCGGCCTTTCAAACTTATTTGCCTGCCATAGTAACATTGGCTATGTTACTTGTTGGAATTGCGTTTGATAATCTATTTAATGTTCCTGCATTTCAGATCATCCGGCCTTATTGGTATATATTAGCTTATTTACCTGTGGGTATTCCTGTTTTACGTGAGGTTTGGGAAACTTTTAAAGCCAAAGATTTCTTTACCGAATTCTCTTTAATGTCTATCGCTACAATCGGTGCTTTTGCTATTGGCGAATATCCGGAGGGGGTAACGGTGATGCTTTTTTATACCATTGGTGAGTTGTTTCAAATGGCTGCGGTAAACCGGGCCAAAAGGAATATCAAAGCTTTGCTTGATGTCCGGGCAGATGTAGCACATGTATTTCGTAACGGAAAATACGAAGATGTTAATCCTGAAAAGGTAGAAATTGGCGAAACTATACAGGTAAAAGCTGGTGAGAAAATCCCTTTAGATGGAGAACTGATTAGTGATAAAAGCAGTTTTAATACTGCTGCTTTAACGGGCGAGAGCAAACCACGTACAATTAATAAAGGCGAATCGATTTTAGCGGGGATGCTTAATCTGGATAAGGTAATTGAAGTAAAAGTAACCAAGGCTTTTGCTGATAGCGCATTGTCGCGCATTCTGGAAATGGTTCAGAATGCCACTACGCGCAAAGCTAAAACCGAACTCTTTATTCGCAAGTTTGCGAAAATATATACACCAATTGTTTTCTTTTTAGCCCTCGCACTGGTTACTATTCCAATTTTGGTTTTAGGGAGCGAATATCATTTCCAAACCTGGTTGTACCGATCACTGGTTTTTCTGGTTATATCTTGCCCGTGCGCGCTGGTAATTTCCATCCCATTGGGTTATTTTGGTGGCATTGGTGCCGCATCGGCAAATGGGATTCTTTTTAAAGGCTCTAACTTCCTCGATTTAATTACCAAGCTAAATACTGTTGTAATGGATAAAACAGGAACCTTGACAAAAGGCGTTTTTAAGGTTCAGCAAGTAGAAAGCAGTATCGATGAAGCAACGTTTTTGAATTTATTAACTGCCGTTGAAGCAAAATCTACCCATCCAATTGCGAAAGCCATTGTAGAATACGCAGGAGAGAAAGAAATTCATCCCGCCGAAAATATTGAGGAAATTGCTGGAATGGGCTTAAAGGGCATGGTAAATGGCAAAGCAGTTTTGGCAGGGAACACAAAGCTTTTAGAAAAATTTAATATTGCCTTTGATGCCAGGATTGCATCGATTGAAGAAAGTATCGTTGTTGTTGCTGTTGACCAGAAATACGTTGGCCATGTGCTAATTGCCGATGAAATAAAAGAAGATGCCGCCGAAGCCGTTAAGCAACTTCATGAAAACGGAATAAAACAGGTTGTGATGCTGAGTGGTGATAAAACCTCAATTGTTAAAAAAGTAGCAACAGGCTTAGGCATTGATACTTACTTTGGCGATTTATTACCTGAAGATAAAGTTGCCAGGCTAGAAGAAATTAAAAGCGACAAAAGTAAGGTGGTAGCTTTTGTTGGCGATGGAATAAATGATACGCCCGTGTTGGCCATCAGCGATATTGGTATTGCCATGGGCGCAATGGGAAGCGATGCTGCTATTGAAACCGCAGATGTGGTGATTCAAACCGATCAGCCTTCTAAAATTGCAACCGCGGTTAAAATAGGTAAGGCAACCAAAAAGGTTGTGATCCAGAATATCGTACTGGCATTTGCTGTAAAAGCGATCGTCTTAATTTTAGGAGCAGGAGGAATAGCAACCATGTGGGAAGCCGTTTTTGCCGATGTTGGTGTTGCACTTTTGGCCATTTTAAATGCGGTAAGAATACAGAAAATGAAGTTTTAA
- a CDS encoding DoxX family protein produces MNAKNLKIGYAILRISIAIILLSHSILGMFDGGINDFGNFYLNKNGFAPFGVAIAWIIKLSHIVCAVLLIMNKYIRLAYFATIFVLIMGIIMVHFKEGWFVVGGGRNGMEYNFVLICVLTAIMFLNAALNDTAQKSKTEK; encoded by the coding sequence ATGAACGCTAAAAATTTAAAAATTGGTTATGCCATACTAAGAATATCAATCGCTATCATTTTATTATCGCACAGCATACTAGGCATGTTTGATGGCGGAATTAACGATTTCGGCAATTTTTACCTGAATAAAAATGGATTTGCACCCTTTGGAGTAGCAATAGCCTGGATAATTAAACTTTCACACATTGTTTGTGCAGTGCTTTTAATTATGAACAAATATATCCGGCTGGCCTATTTTGCAACAATTTTTGTATTGATTATGGGAATAATCATGGTCCACTTTAAAGAGGGCTGGTTTGTTGTGGGAGGCGGAAGAAACGGCATGGAGTATAACTTCGTACTTATATGCGTACTAACCGCAATTATGTTTTTGAATGCTGCCTTAAATGATACTGCTCAAAAATCAAAAACGGAAAAATGA